The DNA region TTCAAAATCTCCCCAGGAACCGCTCGCTGCATTGCCGAGACCAATAAACATGCGATATTTAGTGGAATCCATGGCAACTGTTCCGACTGATCTAGGTGCATCTTCATTATCGATAACATCAGGATATAACATCTCCCAGTTACCTCCTCCGGTGGTGCTGCGAAACAGTCCGACCGAGGTGGCAATATAGATTGTCTGAGGATCTGCCGGATCGAGGACGATGTCGTTCATCCAGTAGACGTCTCCACCATAGAGAGATTGGGCGAGATTACCGTTAATATTTGTCCATGACTCCCCACCGTCCGTGGTTTTGAAGATCCCCATAATATCGCCGCCGATGTAAATGATATCGGCATTCTCCGGATGGACTTCCATAAAGTGCAGGTCGCTGCCGCCGCCGGGACCGATGTTTTCCCAGGTGACCTGAGAAAACAGGAAGCATGGCAGTGCAACCAGAAGTAAGAAAAGACGATTTTTTTGCAATACGAACATAGAACCTCCCTGACGTTGAATTCGAAGACACGGGTGCAAACTACTAACCGTGCAAATGCAGCACTTCGAACATCTTTGTAAAGAAAAGTCTGTGAATCGGAAAGTGGCAGGCTGCTTACAATTTGGGATGGTTTTATGTTAGATATATGCGAAAGCAATGACAAGAAAAAAGTGACAAAATTGGTAATCTTTTTAAAGAGTATCAGCGAATAGCATAAAAATTTGAAAGAAACGATAAAATACTTTGCTCAATTACCGTTCCACCTAGAGTTGGCAAAAATTGTCTTGACAACCGGTTCCTGGTTATGTAATTATTGTACCGACCGACGGTCGGTCGGTGAAACGGGAAAAGTGAGAAGAAATTGGTACGAGAAGTCAAAGAGTACGATGAACGGATGGAGGAGATTCTGGCAACTGCCCGGAGCCTTTTCTTTAGCAAGGGGTACGACGCCACCTCCATCAATGATATTATCAGCGCTATCGGAATCGCCAAGGGGACGTTTTATCACTATTTCGATTCCAAGGAAGATCTGATGATCGCGCTGGCGGATCGGATTACCGATGAGGCGATAGCCATCGTGGCGCAGATCACTGCCGATGCTGATTTATCCGCCAGGGAAAAATTCCGAAAAGTGTATTCGCAGGTCGGAAACTGGAAAGTGGAGCAACGGGACGTCTTTCTGGAGTTGATGCGCGTCATGTACGATCCAAAGAATAACAGACTGCTCCAGGCGCTCAACAAAATGTCCCTTGAAAAGGCGGCACCCTATTATGCGGAAATCATGAAACAGGGGATGGCTGAGGAGGGCTGGGAGATCCGGTATCCGGAAGAGAGCGCCCGGATTATTTTTCACATGGGATTCGGTGTTGCCGAACAGTTCAGTGAGAGTTTTCTGCGGCTGGAACAGGCATCCGGGGAAGAACGACAGCGCATTCTTGAGGAGTTTTCCC from Candidatus Neomarinimicrobiota bacterium includes:
- a CDS encoding TetR/AcrR family transcriptional regulator, with the protein product MVREVKEYDERMEEILATARSLFFSKGYDATSINDIISAIGIAKGTFYHYFDSKEDLMIALADRITDEAIAIVAQITADADLSAREKFRKVYSQVGNWKVEQRDVFLELMRVMYDPKNNRLLQALNKMSLEKAAPYYAEIMKQGMAEEGWEIRYPEESARIIFHMGFGVAEQFSESFLRLEQASGEERQRILEEFSRKIEAYEFAINRLIGTEEEPLELYDLTIIDEFFQES